A region from the Hypericibacter adhaerens genome encodes:
- a CDS encoding AAA family ATPase, giving the protein MQSRQGQAPTRLLLAEFPLSARWLPAHVRPFPGTVSDPPLHPLHGMTHEVGSMSSTFYRKTFLSTKHGHLSVALGSYILGEPLRSDLTGELFRHGAGRDDVACSGTLLPPDAPLWFLDGEGNPNPQAIWNANDRTELSANKRNREPKWKKRGQLAMHVIAALPWEVSDEVREQIARRHAEEFARRGAVVTWAIHKPSEQNSKNHHLHLLVSTRRVTPQGFGKKVRGLAAAFSRGEGHERATIHKDSPPRQWRAFLEQFAAEHGIELEFNVPQAVAGVHWGNAPRRTPSEKQKADAEARAAARALLLDPSKLLEVVTTRQAVFTRRDLLRLLRAHEIVGEEADSIFARALADPEILHLRDSATNAHHGLFTTRSVRAQEMRILAAADQIRNRPMAPADVRAFAAAAARIQKGRLLSAEQKAAFLRCLGEEGLSIIQGLAGAGKSFIMAVIRDALEAAGYRVIGLAPTNAVTADMATGGFHTASTIHLELLRQETKTGWYEAWNARTCLILDEAAMIDANLYERLLVRAAEAGARVVLVGDDRQLSSIERGGIYGYLKKTCRFALLREVRRQNEPWAKKASLSFAEGRLLDGLKPYHERGYITFHADIAEAANALVRQCLEDQRQEPDKPRFVYAATRDAVARLNLGLQQGNWTLRPPERKQRLQTANGEVEFGSGDRIQFFGNERKLGIVNGLIGTIVAMQADAVTVKTDEDRIITFDPTVFDQFGLGFAGTIYRGQGRTQVQTYCLYDHAFAWGSASSYVAFTRHKESVRCYVPRPLAADLETLARQMSKSDPRVSSLEFVSEEELRGEIPAGPSDDRALVNNRTVAEPRLELRAAVVKPDVDADFAPSSEIVATSPTRPAEPNAQHSPKPAADPAPASLGLPSDVVPAIAGPSSGAGGGPGRRTGTMPALPYRTYFAGQDRSFDLSLPGDEVELLDALSNEPMKRVVEVYGDLQRTAANADPATAGHLRGLLRRITTQSQDRGFLPRENRVYAECLHYTRLDPHNIIHDEALRKHKDEVDIAPMVEPLYDVKPDVRRNLAAKLKGFVIEALRNIDGSLGNASVRARHDEALQFAIINTRAWLYDVTYAWGLDLHPDVSRALGRRAMPDEYRDQYLSLARKAEKAAGLQPAPPAPEAQPQTVIRRPIYPHFDYHKERLLTELYRTRLVAQVAEAAKMFDDAMIRRNFAEYCSGGRSAVHRDEEEAAQLRLDGLKRKLAAFEADPARTIRVARPLDFLPASVTEKDVVGPKVFYAPRVTGFQSPDKATQMLEAILRERLWMRVRQPRQVQPEQQQPSQPTPTKQIDRTAGREID; this is encoded by the coding sequence ATGCAATCGCGTCAGGGGCAAGCCCCGACGCGATTGCTGCTTGCGGAATTTCCCTTGAGTGCCCGATGGTTGCCGGCGCACGTCCGGCCATTTCCCGGCACCGTCTCGGATCCGCCTCTACATCCCCTTCATGGGATGACGCATGAGGTCGGGTCGATGTCGAGCACGTTCTATCGCAAGACGTTTCTTTCCACGAAGCACGGCCACCTGTCGGTCGCGCTCGGCTCCTACATCCTGGGCGAACCCCTGCGGAGCGATCTCACTGGCGAGCTCTTCCGGCACGGCGCGGGCCGGGACGATGTCGCCTGCTCCGGAACCCTGCTGCCGCCGGATGCGCCGCTCTGGTTTCTGGATGGCGAGGGCAATCCGAATCCACAGGCGATCTGGAACGCGAACGACCGGACGGAGCTCTCGGCCAACAAGCGGAACAGGGAGCCGAAGTGGAAGAAGAGGGGCCAGCTCGCGATGCACGTCATCGCCGCGTTGCCCTGGGAAGTCTCCGACGAGGTCCGCGAGCAGATCGCGCGGCGCCACGCCGAGGAGTTCGCCCGGCGGGGCGCCGTTGTGACCTGGGCGATCCACAAGCCGAGCGAACAGAATTCGAAGAATCACCATCTGCACCTGCTGGTCTCGACCCGGCGGGTAACGCCGCAGGGCTTCGGCAAAAAGGTCCGCGGCCTCGCCGCCGCCTTCTCGCGGGGCGAGGGGCACGAGCGGGCCACCATCCACAAGGATTCGCCGCCGCGGCAATGGCGCGCTTTTCTCGAGCAGTTCGCCGCCGAGCACGGCATCGAGCTCGAGTTCAACGTACCGCAGGCGGTCGCCGGCGTGCACTGGGGCAATGCCCCGCGCCGCACCCCCAGCGAGAAGCAGAAGGCCGACGCCGAGGCCAGGGCGGCGGCGCGGGCGCTGCTGCTCGATCCCAGTAAACTGCTCGAGGTGGTGACGACGCGCCAGGCGGTCTTTACCCGGCGCGACCTGCTGAGGCTGCTTCGTGCACACGAGATCGTCGGGGAAGAGGCGGATTCGATCTTCGCCCGCGCGCTGGCCGATCCCGAGATCCTGCACCTGCGCGATTCCGCCACCAATGCCCACCACGGGCTCTTCACGACCCGCAGCGTCCGCGCCCAAGAGATGCGGATCCTCGCCGCCGCCGATCAGATCAGGAACCGGCCGATGGCGCCGGCTGACGTCCGGGCGTTCGCCGCCGCGGCGGCGCGGATCCAGAAGGGCCGGCTGCTATCCGCGGAGCAAAAAGCCGCCTTCCTACGCTGCCTCGGGGAGGAGGGGCTCTCCATCATCCAGGGCCTCGCCGGCGCCGGCAAGTCCTTCATCATGGCCGTCATCCGCGATGCACTCGAGGCGGCCGGCTACCGCGTCATCGGCCTTGCCCCGACCAATGCGGTCACCGCCGACATGGCCACCGGCGGCTTTCACACCGCCTCCACGATTCACCTGGAGCTCCTGCGGCAGGAAACCAAGACCGGCTGGTATGAAGCCTGGAATGCCAGGACCTGCCTCATCCTCGACGAAGCCGCGATGATCGACGCCAATCTCTATGAGCGCCTGCTGGTGCGGGCCGCCGAGGCTGGCGCAAGGGTCGTGCTGGTCGGCGACGATCGCCAACTGAGCTCGATCGAGCGCGGCGGCATCTACGGATACCTGAAGAAGACCTGCCGCTTCGCCCTCCTGCGCGAAGTTCGCCGCCAGAATGAACCGTGGGCCAAGAAAGCCAGCCTCTCATTCGCCGAGGGCCGCCTCCTGGACGGTCTCAAGCCCTATCACGAGCGCGGCTACATTACCTTCCATGCCGACATCGCCGAAGCCGCCAATGCCCTCGTCCGGCAGTGCCTCGAGGACCAGCGCCAGGAGCCGGACAAGCCGCGCTTCGTCTATGCCGCGACCCGCGATGCGGTCGCCAGGCTCAATCTCGGCCTGCAGCAGGGCAACTGGACGCTGCGGCCGCCGGAGCGAAAACAGCGTCTTCAGACCGCGAACGGCGAGGTGGAGTTCGGCAGCGGGGACCGGATCCAGTTCTTCGGCAACGAGCGCAAGCTCGGCATCGTGAACGGGCTCATCGGCACCATCGTCGCCATGCAAGCAGATGCGGTCACGGTCAAGACGGACGAGGATCGCATCATCACCTTCGATCCCACGGTTTTCGATCAGTTCGGGCTCGGCTTCGCCGGCACGATCTATCGCGGGCAAGGCCGTACCCAGGTCCAGACCTACTGCCTCTATGACCACGCGTTCGCTTGGGGTTCGGCGAGTTCGTATGTCGCTTTCACCAGGCACAAGGAATCCGTGCGCTGCTACGTGCCGCGGCCGCTGGCGGCGGACCTCGAGACCCTGGCCAGGCAGATGAGCAAGAGCGACCCACGGGTCAGCTCGCTGGAATTCGTCTCGGAGGAGGAACTGCGGGGGGAGATTCCCGCCGGACCCTCGGACGACCGGGCACTGGTGAATAACCGGACCGTCGCCGAGCCACGTCTTGAGTTGCGCGCCGCTGTCGTGAAACCCGATGTCGACGCTGACTTCGCGCCTTCGAGCGAGATCGTCGCCACATCGCCGACCCGACCCGCCGAGCCCAACGCCCAGCATTCGCCCAAGCCGGCAGCAGATCCCGCGCCGGCCTCGCTCGGCCTACCGTCGGATGTCGTCCCTGCGATCGCCGGACCAAGCTCCGGTGCTGGCGGCGGCCCCGGCCGCAGGACCGGAACGATGCCTGCTCTTCCCTATCGTACGTATTTCGCCGGCCAGGACCGCAGCTTCGATCTCAGCCTGCCGGGGGACGAGGTGGAGCTGCTGGACGCGCTTTCGAACGAGCCCATGAAGCGGGTGGTCGAGGTCTACGGCGACCTCCAGCGCACGGCGGCAAACGCCGACCCTGCCACGGCCGGTCATCTGCGCGGTCTTCTCCGCCGCATCACGACACAGAGCCAGGACCGCGGCTTCCTGCCGCGCGAGAACCGCGTTTACGCAGAGTGCCTGCACTATACGAGGCTCGATCCGCACAACATCATCCACGACGAGGCGCTCCGCAAGCATAAGGACGAGGTCGACATCGCGCCGATGGTCGAGCCGCTCTACGACGTGAAGCCAGACGTCCGGCGCAACCTGGCGGCAAAGCTCAAGGGCTTCGTGATCGAGGCGCTGAGGAACATCGACGGCAGCCTCGGCAATGCGTCCGTCCGGGCGAGACACGACGAGGCGCTGCAGTTCGCGATCATCAATACCCGCGCCTGGCTCTACGATGTGACCTATGCCTGGGGCCTCGATCTTCACCCCGATGTTTCCCGCGCGCTGGGCCGGCGTGCCATGCCGGACGAGTATCGAGATCAATACCTCTCCCTCGCCCGCAAGGCCGAGAAGGCAGCCGGGCTCCAGCCCGCACCGCCGGCGCCCGAGGCGCAGCCGCAAACGGTGATCCGCCGGCCGATCTACCCGCATTTCGATTACCACAAGGAGCGCCTGCTGACCGAGCTCTACCGCACGCGGCTGGTGGCACAGGTTGCCGAGGCCGCGAAGATGTTCGACGACGCCATGATCCGCCGGAACTTCGCCGAATACTGCAGCGGCGGCCGCAGCGCCGTGCATCGGGACGAGGAAGAGGCGGCCCAACTGCGTCTCGACGGATTGAAGCGCAAGCTCGCTGCCTTCGAAGCGGACCCGGCCCGCACGATCCGCGTCGCGAGGCCCCTGGACTTCCTGCCGGCCAGCGTGACCGAGAAGGACGTCGTGGGCCCGAAGGTCTTCTATGCCCCGCGTGTGACCGGCTTCCAGAGCCCCGACAAGGCGACGCAAATGCTGGAAGCGATCCTGCGGGAACGGCTCTGGATGAGAGTGCGGCAGCCACGACAGGTGCAGCCGGAGCAGCAGCAGCCATCGCAGCCCACACCGACGAAGCAGATCGATCGCACCGCGGGCCGAGAGATCGACTGA
- a CDS encoding Fic family protein: protein MASQVIVLPSRLIDSILDHPETPRMIAFGSRDLNSMPRKLSDGSRALIIDIDRLVHCPGLPNRLSEEVFAILLTSMPAGFPVPEPLPEAVVLHVLDDVEAALVELRRLTGHEKVEIAAAIEAARNAPTTFAQPMHSAPADSMEAALLQQATDLQARLQPALDALDRKLAAYATEVRRSRLETAVVRLSLQADLGATLHLDPVEGGFLPRVSGDHRYGGFEQLWRATLNRLAAFQSTLDTIHRAARDGSNWLGDSALLPLQATLLNGLMAPLRCGCYRTGRMVIRSPFDGSRHDLALPAAAVPSAIDAFTRGYDARLWHGLHPVLRAGLAHCELVRIHGFSDGNGRLARLVLQAMLIEDRLPALPLEAVFVWNRGAYIQRTDAAVRNADLLGFLQWLVKAVEKSVALGRQFTRAMAPVRDRLRDSFSDGGPRFATIAAEQATSMLVGPDAQFLQRGMIIRDLGRHLDAAGFDPIFSGSFDVIGERMELAYSCPLARDLLAAPAARIQGAQGPFPQSASLQASKLESQLHGNPGHSLSAPHARVDSGRGGVSEVIGGSRISGVTTARRLQPNSDCHSALESRGSGFRRGHCYSALRQGNEDAGRS, encoded by the coding sequence ATGGCCTCCCAGGTCATCGTTCTACCCTCGCGCCTGATCGACAGCATCCTCGACCATCCCGAGACGCCGCGCATGATCGCCTTCGGGTCGCGGGACCTCAACTCGATGCCGCGTAAACTGTCCGACGGCAGCCGCGCGCTCATCATCGATATCGACCGCCTGGTTCATTGTCCCGGGCTCCCCAATCGTCTCAGCGAGGAGGTGTTCGCCATCCTCCTCACCAGCATGCCCGCGGGATTCCCCGTGCCGGAGCCTCTGCCGGAGGCCGTGGTGTTGCACGTGCTGGACGACGTCGAGGCCGCGCTCGTGGAGCTTCGGCGCCTCACTGGCCATGAGAAGGTCGAGATCGCCGCGGCCATCGAAGCGGCACGCAACGCGCCGACGACCTTTGCTCAACCGATGCACAGCGCCCCCGCGGATTCGATGGAGGCTGCACTTCTTCAGCAGGCCACCGATCTGCAGGCACGCCTGCAGCCGGCGCTCGATGCTCTGGATCGCAAGCTCGCGGCATACGCGACCGAGGTGCGCAGGAGCCGCCTCGAGACGGCCGTTGTACGGCTCAGCCTGCAGGCCGACCTCGGGGCCACGCTCCACCTGGATCCGGTCGAAGGCGGATTCCTGCCGCGCGTCTCCGGCGATCACCGCTATGGCGGATTCGAGCAGCTCTGGCGTGCTACGCTCAACCGCCTGGCGGCCTTCCAGAGCACGCTCGATACGATCCATCGCGCCGCGCGCGACGGCAGCAATTGGCTGGGAGATTCCGCGCTGCTGCCGCTGCAGGCTACCCTGCTGAACGGCTTGATGGCACCGCTGCGCTGTGGGTGCTATCGCACCGGGCGCATGGTGATCCGATCGCCCTTCGACGGATCCCGGCACGATCTTGCCTTGCCCGCCGCGGCCGTCCCCAGCGCGATCGATGCCTTCACGCGCGGTTACGATGCCCGGCTCTGGCATGGCCTCCATCCCGTTCTGCGGGCTGGCCTCGCTCACTGCGAGCTGGTCCGGATCCACGGCTTCTCCGACGGCAATGGTCGGCTCGCCCGGCTCGTGCTCCAGGCCATGCTGATCGAGGACCGCCTGCCGGCGCTGCCGCTCGAAGCGGTGTTCGTCTGGAACCGCGGTGCCTACATCCAGCGCACCGATGCCGCGGTCCGCAATGCAGATCTGCTTGGCTTCCTGCAGTGGCTCGTGAAGGCCGTCGAGAAGAGTGTCGCGTTGGGGCGGCAGTTCACGCGCGCCATGGCGCCGGTCCGCGACCGGCTGCGCGATTCCTTCTCGGACGGCGGGCCGCGCTTCGCCACCATCGCCGCCGAGCAAGCGACTTCCATGCTTGTCGGGCCAGATGCGCAGTTCCTGCAGCGGGGCATGATCATCCGCGATCTCGGCCGCCATCTCGATGCGGCGGGGTTCGATCCCATCTTCTCCGGCAGCTTCGACGTCATCGGAGAGCGGATGGAGCTCGCCTATTCCTGTCCCCTGGCCCGCGATCTCCTCGCCGCACCGGCGGCGCGGATCCAAGGCGCGCAGGGTCCCTTTCCACAGTCAGCAAGCTTGCAAGCCAGCAAGCTGGAAAGTCAGCTCCATGGTAACCCAGGTCATTCGCTGTCCGCTCCCCATGCTCGCGTCGATTCGGGCCGGGGCGGAGTTTCGGAAGTCATCGGCGGATCCAGGATCTCCGGAGTGACAACAGCGCGCCGTCTGCAACCCAACTCAGACTGTCATTCAGCTCTTGAGTCACGTGGCTCTGGTTTCAGGCGTGGGCATTGTTATTCCGCTCTGCGGCAGGGCAATGAGGATGCGGGACGTTCTTGA
- a CDS encoding metallophosphoesterase, giving the protein MRVLYYSDIHIELRESETRIPWCDKYPLDLGPDLSSFVGKTDLVVLAGDIGPIRPRRDVSAYLYAMQVSEHLSCPVVLIPGNHEYYGGCFLQDRQAILQQSNQRVFILDRGVAHVQFPGIVLRVLGATLWTDYCLTGNQVLAMHDALRGLSDHRLIKMEKGAPFLPDHALQEHMQTRRWLGEELAEAHNGPTIVVTHHVPHPLAVNPKFGLNDRLAPAFTTDCSELIHAAARARVKAWIYGHNHASQVCEANGVLLMSAQLGYPREVTRWTGPGTVDIG; this is encoded by the coding sequence ATGCGTGTTCTCTACTACTCCGACATTCACATCGAGCTCAGGGAAAGCGAAACCCGCATCCCCTGGTGCGACAAGTATCCCCTTGATCTTGGTCCCGATCTCTCATCATTCGTTGGCAAAACGGACCTCGTCGTGCTGGCAGGAGACATAGGACCGATCCGCCCACGACGAGACGTATCGGCCTATCTCTATGCGATGCAGGTCTCCGAGCATCTGAGCTGCCCCGTGGTTCTGATTCCTGGCAATCATGAATACTATGGGGGCTGCTTTCTGCAGGATCGTCAAGCGATCTTGCAGCAGAGCAACCAGCGGGTCTTTATCCTGGATCGTGGCGTCGCTCACGTTCAATTCCCAGGCATTGTTCTCCGCGTCTTGGGCGCGACCTTGTGGACTGACTATTGCCTGACCGGCAATCAGGTACTGGCAATGCACGACGCCTTGCGCGGCTTGAGCGATCACCGACTCATCAAGATGGAAAAGGGTGCTCCATTTCTGCCCGATCACGCTTTGCAGGAGCACATGCAGACGCGCCGGTGGCTGGGCGAAGAGCTGGCAGAGGCGCACAACGGGCCGACAATCGTCGTCACGCACCACGTGCCTCATCCGTTGGCGGTCAATCCTAAGTTTGGCCTCAATGACAGGCTCGCGCCAGCCTTTACTACTGATTGCAGCGAGCTGATTCATGCCGCTGCACGCGCCAGAGTTAAGGCCTGGATCTACGGTCACAACCATGCAAGTCAAGTCTGCGAGGCAAATGGCGTGCTCCTCATGTCCGCACAACTCGGATACCCGCGAGAGGTCACTAGGTGGACTGGTCCTGGGACCGTGGACATAGGGTAA
- a CDS encoding recombinase family protein: protein MTVNHTEPTGRERVALYLRSASAPQGDPESSLADQRRLLMAAADQCGLEPAGEYGDASIGGLTLECPGLARLLQDASTNPRLFDFVLVADFSRISRNAVQVMEVAGQLANLGIRLIAADQATAVPHTGHKSDVVQ from the coding sequence ATGACTGTTAACCATACCGAACCGACTGGTCGCGAGCGGGTCGCGCTCTACCTCCGCTCCGCCTCGGCACCACAAGGCGACCCGGAATCCTCGCTCGCCGACCAACGCCGCCTCTTGATGGCGGCTGCTGACCAGTGTGGCCTGGAACCCGCCGGCGAATACGGTGATGCCAGCATTGGCGGCCTGACGCTCGAGTGCCCTGGCCTGGCCCGGCTGCTGCAAGACGCCTCCACCAATCCGCGTCTGTTCGACTTCGTGCTGGTCGCTGATTTCTCGCGAATTTCCCGTAATGCGGTCCAGGTGATGGAGGTGGCAGGGCAGCTCGCCAACCTCGGGATCCGGTTGATCGCCGCCGATCAGGCGACGGCCGTACCGCACACGGGTCACAAATCGGATGTGGTCCAATGA